One region of Caldimonas thermodepolymerans genomic DNA includes:
- a CDS encoding MgtC/SapB family protein — MNWHTLISDPDYVDMVVRLVAALLIGGLIGLERSYHGRPAGFRTHALVCMSTALLMLVTIYETRWFPQISGGRITLDPTRMTQGIMTGIGFLGAGTIMKEGLSVRGLTTAASIWTTAAIGVLMGIGFYFPALVATVLTLGTLSLFRWIESRMPSQFYAHFVVRFDRHAKMDETELRRLMRRYGFTIANLNYRLDTDAGFFEYRMVVRTSSPGNASALADMLDSLEIVKEFRVSPLGD, encoded by the coding sequence ATGAACTGGCACACCCTGATTTCCGACCCCGACTACGTCGACATGGTGGTGCGGCTCGTCGCCGCGCTGCTGATCGGCGGGCTGATCGGCCTGGAGCGCAGCTACCACGGCCGTCCCGCAGGCTTCCGCACCCACGCGCTGGTCTGCATGTCCACCGCGCTGCTGATGCTGGTCACGATCTACGAGACGCGCTGGTTCCCGCAGATCAGCGGCGGGCGCATCACGCTGGACCCGACGCGCATGACGCAGGGCATCATGACCGGCATCGGCTTCCTTGGCGCCGGCACCATCATGAAGGAAGGGCTGTCGGTGCGCGGCCTGACGACCGCCGCGTCGATCTGGACCACCGCGGCGATCGGGGTGTTGATGGGCATCGGCTTCTACTTTCCGGCGCTGGTGGCGACCGTGCTGACCCTGGGCACGCTGTCGCTGTTCCGCTGGATAGAAAGCCGCATGCCCTCGCAGTTCTACGCCCACTTCGTGGTGCGCTTCGACCGCCACGCGAAGATGGACGAGACCGAGCTGCGCCGGCTGATGCGGCGCTACGGCTTCACGATCGCCAACCTCAACTACCGCCTGGACACCGACGCCGGGTTCTTCGAGTACCGCATGGTGGTGCGCACCAGCAGCCCCGGCAACGCCAGCGCGCTGGCGGACATGCTGGACTCGCTGGAGATCGTCAAGGAGTTCCGCGTCTCGCCGCTGGGCGACTGA
- a CDS encoding formate dehydrogenase accessory sulfurtransferase FdhD: protein MSALPEPARPRPLLSSASTRFTHEARVVDEFGHERVVQMPAERDLTLYLDKRELVTLMTMGGQPELLALGYLRNQRLVTDIAQVESVQVDWDVNACAITTRGGVADIEARTARRIVTTGCGQGTVFGGLMDEVGSLRLGDTRLTQGELYGLLDAMRRHETVYKSAGSVHGCALFEGERLLLFTEDVGRHNALDAIAGWMWLEGVSGEGKTLYTTGRLTSEMVIKSAQMGVAVVVSRSGITEMGHRLAEQLGMALFARCTNRHFLLYTGRERFVAQPELAPPVPPAA, encoded by the coding sequence ATGTCCGCCTTGCCTGAACCCGCCCGTCCCCGTCCGCTGCTGAGCAGTGCCTCCACCCGCTTCACCCACGAGGCCCGGGTGGTGGACGAGTTCGGCCACGAGCGCGTCGTGCAGATGCCCGCCGAGCGGGACCTCACGCTCTACCTCGACAAGCGCGAGCTGGTGACCTTGATGACCATGGGAGGGCAGCCCGAGCTGCTGGCGCTGGGGTACCTGCGCAACCAGCGCCTGGTGACCGACATCGCGCAGGTCGAGAGCGTGCAGGTCGACTGGGACGTCAACGCCTGCGCGATCACCACGCGCGGCGGCGTCGCGGACATCGAGGCGCGCACCGCGCGCCGCATCGTGACCACCGGCTGCGGGCAGGGCACGGTGTTCGGCGGGCTGATGGACGAGGTCGGGTCGCTGCGGCTGGGCGACACCCGCCTGACGCAGGGCGAGCTGTACGGCCTGCTGGACGCGATGCGCCGGCACGAGACGGTCTACAAGTCGGCCGGCTCGGTGCACGGCTGCGCGCTGTTCGAAGGCGAGCGCCTGCTGCTGTTCACCGAGGATGTCGGGCGCCACAACGCGCTGGACGCGATCGCCGGCTGGATGTGGCTGGAAGGCGTGAGCGGCGAGGGCAAGACGCTCTACACCACCGGGCGCCTGACCAGCGAGATGGTGATCAAGTCGGCCCAGATGGGCGTGGCGGTGGTGGTGTCGCGCTCGGGCATCACCGAGATGGGGCACCGGCTGGCCGAGCAGCTGGGCATGGCGCTGTTCGCGCGCTGCACCAACCGGCATTTCCTGCTCTACACCGGCCGCGAGCGCTTCGTCGCCCAGCCGGAGCTGGCGCCGCCGGTTCCACCGGCGGCCTGA
- a CDS encoding DUF962 domain-containing protein, with translation MRTALDLLTQYAEYHRDRRNIVTHFVGIPMIVLAVGILLARPAIPVGEVVLTPGWIVFAAAALWYLTRHFVLGLAVSVAVGLLVALGHEVGAGSTALWLGAGLGLFFVGWVIQFIGHYYEGRKPAFVDDLVGLLVGPMFVVAEAMFALGWNREMLHEIERRAGPTVLRDLANARP, from the coding sequence ATGCGCACTGCACTCGACCTTCTCACCCAGTACGCCGAGTACCACCGCGACCGGCGCAACATCGTCACCCACTTCGTCGGCATCCCGATGATCGTGCTGGCGGTCGGCATCCTGCTGGCCCGCCCCGCGATTCCGGTCGGGGAGGTCGTGCTGACCCCTGGCTGGATCGTGTTCGCCGCCGCGGCGCTGTGGTACCTGACGCGCCACTTCGTGCTCGGGCTCGCGGTGAGCGTGGCCGTCGGGCTGCTGGTCGCCCTGGGCCACGAGGTCGGCGCCGGCAGCACCGCGCTGTGGCTGGGTGCGGGCCTCGGGCTGTTCTTCGTCGGCTGGGTGATCCAGTTCATCGGCCACTACTACGAAGGCCGCAAGCCGGCCTTCGTCGACGACCTGGTCGGCCTGCTGGTCGGCCCGATGTTCGTGGTCGCCGAAGCGATGTTCGCCCTGGGCTGGAACCGCGAGATGCTGCACGAGATCGAGCGGCGTGCCGGCCCGACCGTGCTGCGCGACTTGGCCAACGCCCGGCCCTGA
- a CDS encoding DUF1801 domain-containing protein: MRTTVRPAALVAAYFDNLAPDERATAQALQRAVLEAAPGLEQTVKWGNLVFTWRGTNALAIVTHKTHANLQFFQGAGIAPQFPQLEGSRRGVRHLKCRYRQPVDEALVRAMVQAALDELA, from the coding sequence ATGCGAACCACAGTCCGCCCCGCCGCGCTGGTCGCGGCCTACTTCGACAACCTCGCCCCCGACGAGCGGGCCACGGCACAGGCGCTGCAACGCGCGGTTCTCGAGGCCGCGCCCGGCCTGGAGCAGACGGTGAAGTGGGGCAACCTGGTCTTCACCTGGCGCGGCACCAACGCGCTGGCCATCGTCACGCACAAGACGCACGCCAACCTGCAGTTCTTCCAGGGCGCCGGCATCGCGCCGCAGTTCCCGCAGCTGGAAGGCAGCAGGCGCGGGGTGCGGCACCTCAAGTGCCGCTACCGCCAGCCGGTCGACGAGGCCCTGGTCAGGGCCATGGTGCAGGCGGCGCTGGACGAGCTGGCGTGA
- a CDS encoding neutral zinc metallopeptidase: MKWEGRRASRNVEDRRASGGMPLGGRGLGLGTVAVALVLGWVLGINPLTLLGMLDGGMGAPQEVPSSAPPADDTMAQFVAVVLADTEDTWQELFARSGATYREPRLVLFRGSTPTACGQGQAAMGPFYCPADERVYIDLSFYETLKHKLGAPGDFAQAYVIAHEVGHHVQKLLGLTEKVHSMRSRLSQAEYNALSVRLELQADCFSGVWAHHADRARQLLEQGDIEEALNAAAQIGDDNLQRRAGGTVVPESFTHGTGEQRVAWFRRGLESGSFQQCNTFEVRAP, encoded by the coding sequence ATGAAATGGGAAGGCCGCAGGGCCAGTCGCAACGTGGAGGACCGCCGGGCGTCCGGGGGCATGCCGCTCGGCGGCCGCGGCCTGGGCCTGGGCACGGTGGCCGTCGCCCTGGTGCTGGGCTGGGTGCTGGGCATCAACCCGCTGACCCTGCTGGGCATGCTCGACGGCGGCATGGGCGCGCCGCAGGAGGTGCCCTCGTCCGCCCCGCCGGCCGACGACACGATGGCGCAGTTCGTCGCGGTGGTGCTGGCCGATACCGAGGACACCTGGCAGGAGCTGTTCGCCCGCAGCGGCGCCACGTACCGCGAGCCCCGGCTGGTGCTGTTCCGCGGCAGCACGCCGACCGCCTGCGGGCAGGGGCAGGCCGCGATGGGGCCGTTCTATTGCCCGGCCGACGAGCGGGTCTACATCGACCTGTCGTTCTACGAGACGCTGAAGCACAAGCTTGGTGCGCCGGGCGACTTCGCGCAGGCCTACGTGATCGCGCACGAGGTCGGGCACCATGTGCAGAAGCTGCTGGGCCTGACCGAGAAGGTCCACTCGATGCGCAGCCGGCTCAGCCAGGCCGAGTACAACGCGCTGAGCGTGCGCCTGGAGCTGCAGGCCGACTGTTTCTCGGGCGTGTGGGCGCATCACGCCGACAGGGCGCGCCAGCTGCTGGAGCAGGGAGACATCGAGGAGGCGCTGAACGCCGCCGCGCAGATCGGCGACGACAACCTGCAGCGGCGCGCCGGCGGCACCGTGGTGCCCGAGAGCTTCACGCACGGCACCGGGGAACAGCGCGTCGCGTGGTTCCGCCGCGGCCTGGAAAGCGGCAGCTTCCAGCAGTGCAACACGTTCGAGGTCCGCGCCCCCTGA
- the dcd gene encoding dCTP deaminase produces the protein MSIKSDKWIRRMAEEYGMIEPFEPGQVREAADGHKIVSYGTSSYGYDIRCAREFKVFTNINSTIVDPKNFDEKSFVDIESDVCIIPPNSFALARTVEYFRIPRNVLTICLGKSTYARCGIIVNVTPFEPEWEGYVTLEFSNTTPLPAKIYAGEGCAQVLFFESDEVCETSYKDRGGKYQGQRGVTLPKT, from the coding sequence ATGAGCATCAAGAGCGACAAATGGATCCGCCGCATGGCCGAGGAGTACGGGATGATCGAGCCCTTCGAGCCCGGCCAGGTGCGCGAGGCTGCGGACGGTCACAAGATCGTCAGCTACGGCACCAGCAGCTACGGGTACGACATCCGCTGTGCGCGTGAGTTCAAGGTCTTCACCAACATCAATTCGACCATCGTCGACCCGAAGAACTTCGACGAGAAAAGCTTCGTCGACATCGAGTCCGACGTCTGCATCATCCCGCCCAACAGCTTCGCGCTGGCGCGCACGGTGGAGTACTTCCGCATCCCGCGCAACGTGCTGACGATCTGCCTGGGCAAGAGCACCTACGCGCGCTGCGGGATCATCGTCAACGTCACGCCCTTCGAGCCCGAGTGGGAGGGCTACGTGACGCTGGAGTTCAGCAACACCACGCCGCTGCCGGCCAAGATCTACGCCGGCGAGGGCTGCGCCCAGGTGCTGTTCTTCGAAAGTGACGAGGTCTGCGAAACCAGCTACAAGGACCGCGGCGGCAAGTACCAGGGCCAGCGCGGCGTCACTTTGCCCAAGACCTGA
- a CDS encoding alpha-hydroxy acid oxidase yields the protein MGRHGTPVPERPVSTPIACIEDLRRLAQRRVPRAIFEYVDRGSYDEVTLRANRRDLEAIALRQRVAVDVEHRSTATTLVGEPATMPVAIAPTGLTGLNWGNGEMLAARAAQRFGVPFTLSTMSICSIEDVAAFVDQPFWFQLYVMRDRGFAASLIERARAANCSALVLTLDLQVQGQRHRDLKNGLAVPPRLTLANALDVASKPAWALRVLAGKRKSFGNLDGYVKGADTLATLSQWIAGQFDPTLSWADVEWVRKLWAGKLILKGILDVEDARIAASTGCDAIVVSNHGGRQLDGAISSIRALPEIVQAVGDRTEVLFDGGVRSGQDVLKAVALGARGCLIGRAFLYGLGAMGEAGVTTALELIRRELDVSMALTGTRDVREASPALLRLPDGWRPLPPGTPALRQAA from the coding sequence ATGGGTCGACATGGCACCCCTGTCCCGGAGAGACCCGTGAGCACTCCCATCGCCTGCATCGAGGACCTGCGCCGGCTGGCGCAACGGCGCGTGCCGCGCGCCATCTTCGAGTACGTCGACCGCGGCTCCTATGACGAGGTGACGCTGCGCGCCAACCGCCGCGACCTGGAGGCGATCGCGCTGCGCCAGCGGGTGGCGGTCGACGTCGAGCACCGCAGCACCGCCACCACGCTGGTCGGCGAGCCGGCGACGATGCCGGTGGCGATCGCGCCGACCGGGCTGACCGGCCTGAACTGGGGCAACGGCGAGATGCTCGCCGCCCGCGCGGCACAGCGCTTCGGCGTGCCGTTCACGCTCAGCACCATGTCGATCTGCTCGATCGAGGACGTGGCCGCCTTCGTCGACCAGCCCTTCTGGTTCCAGCTCTACGTGATGCGCGACCGCGGCTTTGCCGCCTCCCTGATCGAGCGGGCCAGGGCCGCGAACTGCTCGGCCCTGGTGCTGACGCTGGACCTGCAGGTCCAGGGCCAGCGCCACCGCGACCTGAAGAACGGACTGGCCGTGCCGCCCAGGCTGACGCTGGCCAACGCGCTGGACGTGGCCAGCAAGCCCGCCTGGGCGCTGCGCGTGCTGGCCGGCAAGCGCAAGAGCTTCGGCAACCTCGACGGCTACGTGAAAGGCGCCGACACGCTGGCCACGCTGAGCCAGTGGATCGCCGGCCAGTTCGACCCGACGCTCAGCTGGGCCGACGTCGAATGGGTGCGCAAGCTGTGGGCAGGCAAGCTGATCCTCAAGGGCATCCTCGACGTCGAGGACGCGAGGATCGCGGCCAGCACCGGATGCGACGCCATCGTCGTCAGCAACCACGGCGGCCGGCAGCTGGACGGCGCGATCTCCAGCATCCGCGCGCTGCCCGAGATCGTGCAGGCAGTGGGCGACCGCACCGAGGTGCTGTTCGACGGCGGCGTGCGCTCCGGGCAGGACGTGCTCAAGGCCGTGGCGCTGGGCGCGCGCGGCTGCCTGATCGGCCGCGCCTTCCTCTACGGCCTGGGCGCCATGGGCGAGGCCGGCGTGACCACCGCGCTGGAGCTCATCCGCCGCGAGCTGGACGTCAGCATGGCGTTGACCGGCACGCGCGACGTGCGCGAGGCGAGCCCTGCTTTGCTGCGCCTGCCGGACGGCTGGCGCCCGCTGCCGCCCGGCACGCCGGCCCTGCGGCAGGCGGCCTGA
- a CDS encoding DUF2243 domain-containing protein codes for MRAAPHAPGSARALSAALLLGFGAWHVLDAVLSHWWLGLHRIRMDVAQPLAWDLGWLLGFGLLPVLGGWWLGRREGARPAGAWAVLVGAVTLAAATAATQPAPGAAHRLTLLLAPGTPPARALHAAAQADARIVWASQGGSVWVLALPEGATPASGYRAGVLALGGRWAAAACAGWGGGGRRLP; via the coding sequence GTGCGCGCCGCACCGCATGCGCCTGGATCGGCCCGTGCCCTGTCCGCGGCGCTGCTGCTGGGCTTTGGCGCCTGGCATGTGCTGGACGCCGTGCTCAGCCACTGGTGGCTGGGCCTGCACCGCATCCGCATGGACGTCGCGCAGCCGCTGGCCTGGGACCTGGGCTGGCTGCTCGGGTTCGGCCTGCTGCCCGTGCTGGGCGGGTGGTGGCTCGGCCGGCGCGAGGGCGCCCGGCCGGCCGGTGCCTGGGCCGTGCTGGTGGGCGCGGTCACGCTGGCGGCGGCGACCGCGGCGACGCAGCCGGCCCCCGGGGCGGCGCACCGGCTCACGCTGCTGCTGGCACCGGGCACGCCGCCGGCCCGGGCGCTGCATGCGGCCGCGCAGGCCGATGCGCGCATCGTCTGGGCCAGCCAAGGCGGCAGCGTCTGGGTGCTGGCGCTGCCGGAGGGGGCGACCCCTGCGAGCGGCTACCGTGCCGGCGTGCTGGCGCTCGGCGGGCGCTGGGCTGCCGCGGCCTGTGCCGGCTGGGGAGGCGGGGGGCGTCGCCTGCCCTGA
- a CDS encoding DUF892 family protein has translation MQNATHMGMNRTGAKMSPIDVSRMEEAAMNAPETEPDGSSITMMRSEAIAEADRVGSVPIPGTVRGVVSTGVSKLKGEKPEVLLDKLGERLAFERTGTRLYEALIAKCEMTPDTGLVPPLAELQRIHDEEAQHFHMLAEVLEGMGADPTAQTPCADVSAVMSQGIMQVVTDPRTTIPQSLNAILVAELADNASWEMLVQLAEETGHDEMAERFRAALAEEEQHLASVRQWLTAAVSNEAL, from the coding sequence ATGCAGAACGCCACCCACATGGGCATGAACCGCACCGGGGCGAAGATGTCGCCGATCGACGTCAGTCGCATGGAAGAAGCGGCGATGAACGCGCCCGAAACCGAGCCCGACGGCTCCAGCATCACGATGATGCGCAGCGAGGCGATCGCCGAGGCCGACCGCGTCGGCTCGGTGCCCATCCCCGGCACCGTACGCGGCGTGGTCTCCACAGGCGTGTCCAAGCTCAAGGGCGAGAAGCCCGAGGTGCTGCTCGACAAGCTCGGCGAGCGCCTGGCCTTCGAGCGCACCGGCACGCGGCTGTACGAAGCGCTGATCGCCAAGTGCGAGATGACGCCGGACACCGGGCTGGTGCCGCCGCTGGCCGAACTGCAGCGCATCCACGACGAGGAGGCGCAGCACTTCCACATGCTCGCCGAGGTGCTCGAAGGCATGGGCGCCGACCCGACGGCGCAGACGCCCTGCGCGGACGTCTCGGCGGTGATGTCGCAGGGCATCATGCAGGTCGTCACCGACCCGCGCACCACCATCCCGCAGAGCCTGAACGCCATCCTGGTGGCCGAGCTGGCGGACAACGCGAGCTGGGAAATGCTGGTGCAGCTGGCCGAGGAGACCGGGCACGACGAGATGGCCGAGCGCTTCCGCGCCGCGCTGGCCGAGGAGGAACAGCACCTGGCGAGCGTGCGCCAGTGGCTGACCGCCGCCGTCTCGAACGAAGCACTCTGA
- the dinB gene encoding DNA polymerase IV — protein sequence MRRLIAHLDMDAFYASVELLRYPELKGQPVVIGGGRRHQPVVREDGRREFARLRDYAGRGVVTTATYEARAFGVHSGMGLMKAAALAPDAILLPTDFDEYRRYSRLFKAAVAEIAPHIEDRGIDEIYIDLTEVPGAQEPAGSDPLGGVRAVAQAIKDNVRRATGLSCSIGVTPNKLLSKLCSDLEKPDGLTLLAEGDLQRRIWPLPAKRINGIGPKASAKLESFGIHTIGDLAAADPRWLVAQFGQSYGRWLHEAAHGRDDRPVVTYSEPKSLSRETTFERDLHARHDREQLGVTFTRLCEQVAADLARKGYVGKTIGVKVRYDDFRTLTRDHTLPHHTADAREIRRAAGLCLKRVPLERRLRLLGVRVGSLCKASEAPAREAQAPAAREEALPYTLPLF from the coding sequence ATGCGCCGCCTGATCGCCCACCTCGACATGGACGCCTTCTACGCGTCGGTCGAGCTGCTGCGCTACCCCGAGCTGAAGGGACAGCCGGTAGTGATCGGCGGCGGGCGGCGCCACCAGCCGGTCGTGCGCGAGGACGGCCGGCGCGAGTTCGCCCGGCTGCGCGACTACGCCGGCCGCGGCGTGGTCACCACCGCCACCTACGAAGCGCGCGCCTTCGGCGTGCATTCCGGCATGGGCCTGATGAAGGCCGCCGCGCTGGCGCCCGATGCGATCCTGCTGCCGACCGACTTCGACGAGTACCGGCGCTACTCGCGCCTGTTCAAGGCCGCCGTCGCCGAGATCGCCCCGCACATCGAGGACCGCGGCATCGACGAGATCTACATCGACCTCACCGAGGTGCCCGGCGCCCAGGAGCCGGCCGGCAGCGACCCGCTGGGCGGGGTGCGCGCGGTGGCGCAAGCCATCAAGGACAACGTGAGGCGCGCCACCGGGCTGAGCTGCTCGATCGGCGTGACGCCGAACAAGCTGCTGTCCAAGCTGTGCTCGGACCTGGAAAAGCCCGACGGGCTGACGCTGCTGGCCGAGGGCGACCTGCAGCGCCGCATCTGGCCGCTGCCGGCCAAGCGCATCAACGGCATCGGCCCGAAGGCGAGCGCCAAGCTGGAATCGTTCGGCATCCACACGATCGGCGACCTGGCCGCTGCGGACCCGCGCTGGCTGGTCGCGCAGTTCGGCCAGAGCTACGGCCGCTGGCTGCACGAGGCCGCGCACGGCCGCGACGACCGGCCGGTGGTCACCTACAGCGAGCCCAAGTCGCTCAGCCGCGAGACCACCTTCGAGCGCGACCTGCACGCGCGGCACGACCGCGAGCAGCTGGGCGTCACCTTCACCCGGCTGTGCGAGCAGGTCGCGGCCGACCTGGCGCGCAAGGGCTACGTGGGCAAGACCATCGGCGTGAAGGTGCGCTACGACGACTTCCGCACGCTCACGCGCGACCACACCCTGCCGCATCACACCGCCGACGCCCGCGAGATCCGGCGTGCCGCCGGCCTGTGCCTGAAGCGCGTGCCGCTGGAGCGGCGCCTGCGCCTGCTCGGCGTGCGGGTCGGCAGCCTGTGCAAGGCTTCCGAGGCCCCGGCACGCGAAGCCCAAGCCCCCGCCGCGCGCGAGGAGGCGCTGCCTTACACCCTGCCGCTGTTCTGA
- a CDS encoding LysR substrate-binding domain-containing protein, which translates to MTRPDLRLPSIEGLRAFEAAARLGTFERAADELSITASAVSKRVATVEELLNTQLLVRSGKSLGLTAAGKEYLEQVRQVLSLLAAVPLHRRAAQRVQRLRVCSPPTFARQVLVPHLQGYSTAHPEVELEVVLSIPYLDAGPADADVEIRNGAPPSPDARPLMRDVLVPMAAPALLQRLPALRTPADLRHAPLLRTPLDPWTPWFRAAGLDWPEPSRGPRLVDLGLLLEAAVSGQGIALARPSLALPWLRSGALQPVSTLSIPAAHPYHLLPHAAQGAAPGFAAWLQQICEQVAAEGAELLSRLA; encoded by the coding sequence ATGACCCGACCCGACCTGCGCCTGCCCTCGATCGAAGGACTGCGAGCCTTCGAGGCCGCGGCCCGCCTCGGCACCTTCGAGCGCGCCGCCGACGAGCTCAGCATCACCGCCAGCGCGGTGAGCAAGCGGGTCGCCACCGTCGAGGAGCTGCTCAACACCCAGCTGCTGGTGCGCAGCGGCAAGAGCCTGGGGCTCACCGCGGCCGGCAAGGAATACCTGGAGCAGGTGCGCCAGGTGCTCAGCCTGCTGGCGGCCGTGCCGCTGCATCGGCGCGCCGCGCAGCGGGTGCAGCGCCTGCGGGTGTGCAGCCCGCCCACCTTTGCCCGCCAGGTCCTGGTGCCGCACCTGCAGGGCTACAGCACCGCCCACCCCGAGGTGGAGCTGGAGGTGGTGCTGAGCATCCCCTACCTCGACGCCGGCCCGGCCGACGCGGACGTGGAGATCCGCAACGGCGCGCCCCCCTCGCCCGACGCCCGGCCGCTGATGCGCGATGTCCTCGTGCCGATGGCCGCGCCCGCGCTGCTGCAGCGCCTGCCCGCCCTGCGCACGCCGGCCGACCTGCGCCATGCGCCGCTGCTGCGCACCCCGCTGGATCCGTGGACGCCCTGGTTCCGCGCCGCCGGGCTGGACTGGCCGGAGCCGTCCCGGGGCCCGCGCCTGGTGGACCTGGGCCTGCTGCTGGAGGCCGCCGTCAGCGGCCAGGGCATCGCGCTGGCCCGGCCCAGCCTGGCGCTGCCCTGGCTGCGCAGCGGCGCACTGCAGCCGGTGTCCACGCTCAGCATCCCGGCCGCCCATCCCTACCACCTGCTGCCGCACGCCGCCCAGGGCGCCGCGCCGGGCTTTGCCGCCTGGCTGCAGCAGATCTGCGAACAGGTCGCCGCCGAAGGGGCGGAACTTCTTTCGCGCCTGGCCTGA